One part of the Populus alba chromosome 18, ASM523922v2, whole genome shotgun sequence genome encodes these proteins:
- the LOC118059423 gene encoding uncharacterized protein: MYVTRPLSMYKRNPSALSSAPTEGSNSGILIIQDEEDDLTCCFCCSNIDFVKDLPFPQNKNLTVSYTTRSADGHNHDSTNQVIFIPVLNQPLSSNRYYVIERQGKHKGEAHTNAKEEDETTCCFGFCRHNPDKEPQSFDPKDVYEQFEICKSKRFGYVSKSVAPDGIPPYFLRRKGWTVSTSTARDFELKEAAGLDRNLRARLPDFHLPLSQRSSAAVVVGNWYCPFMFIKEGKLKDQMSISRYYEMTLEQRWEQIFASEYNSSEGNSVVVDAVVQRETVAVAGREVAPDKRNAVDGVMWFRSSGDVGGEASVGLSLEIVGGMKWEQERAGWLGGGGSDVTVKRVEELVAGRNLDVMCWLRGLC, translated from the exons ATGTATGTGACGAGGCCTCTTTCGATGTACAAAAGAAATCCCTCAGCTCTTTCATCAGCTCCTACTGAAGGTTCAAATTCTGGTATATTGATAATacaagatgaagaagatgatctAACTTGTTGTTTTTGCTGCTCCAATATCGATTTTGTCAAAGACCTGCCTTTCCCGCAGAACAAGAATCTAACAGTTAGCTACACCACAAGATCAGCTGATGGACATAATCATGACAGTACAAACCAAGTTATCTTCATCCCTGTGCTTAATCAGCCACTGTCTTCCAACCGATACTACGTGATCGAGCGTCAAGGGAAGCATAAAGG GGAAGCGCACACAAATGCTAAAGAGGAAGACGAAACAACGTGCTGTTTTGGCTTCTGTAGACATAATCCGGATAAGGAACCGCAGTCTTTCGACCCCAAGGACGTGTACGAGCAATTTGAGATTTGCAAGAGTAAAAGGTTTGGTTACGTTTCAAAATCGGTGGCTCCAGATGGCATCCCTCCATATTTCTTAAGGAGAAAAGGCTGGACAGTGTCAACCTCAACTGCACGtgattttgaattgaaggaAGCAGCAGGCCTTGACAGAAATCTCCGAGCCCGCCTTCCAGATTTCCACTTGCCATTATCACAAAGAAGTTCTGCAGCTGTTGTTGTAGGAAACTGGTATTGTCCTTTCATGTTTATCAAAGAAGGAAAACTGAAGGACCAGATGAGTATTTCAAGGTACTATGAAATGACACTGGAACAAAGATGGGAACAAATTTTCGCAAGTGAATATAATTCTAGTGAAGGCAACTCTGTGGTTGTGGATGCTGTTGTTCAGAGAGAAACGGTTGCTGTTGCAGGTAGAGAAGTTGCACCTGACAAAAGGAATGCAGTTGATGGGGTGATGTGGTTTAGGAGCTCCGGCGATGTTGGAGGAGAAGCAAGTGTGGGGTTGAGTTTAGAAATTGTGGGGGGGATGAAGTGGGAGCAAGAAAGAGCTGGATGGCTTGGTGGCGGTGGGAGTGATGTTACGGTGAAGAGAGTGGAGGAGTTGGTGGCTGGAAGAAATTTGGATGTTATGTGTTGGTTGAGAGGTTTGTGTTGA